gcgcttcagacggaacgcgcggacgtcTCCGGGTACGTCGATCCCGACGAGTACGAGACGAAGCGCGTGCACAAGCAGCTGTTCGGGATGATGCTctgcgcgcggtgcggggACCTGAGCAACGGCGCGATGGtcaacgccgtcgccgggcagggcggcgcgcgcatgTCCCAGGGGCTCATCACCCCCTCGCAGCTGCGGGAGCAGCTCACGCACATCCGCGACAAGAAGGTGCTCGTGGTCAaggtcgtcgacgtcaccgaTTTTCACGGATCCTTCCTcaaccgcgtccgcgacgtcgtcggcgccaaccCGATCCTCCTCGTGCTCACCAAGTGCGACTTGTTACCGAACGGGACCGACTTGGCGCTCCTCAAGGAgtgggcgcgacgggaggTGGAGGTGCGGCGCAGGCTCACGCTCGCGGGAATCGAATGCGTCTCGGGGCGAaaaggcgacggcgtggatAAATCCGTCACGGCGATGTTCGCCGAGCGAAAGGGCCGCGACGTCTACGTCATCGGGAGCGCCAACGTCGGCAAGAGCACCttcatccgcgccgcgctcaagtccATGCGGGAGCTCGGGAACTTCGGCGTCCCCGCGAAGCGCCTgcccacggcgtcggccaTGCCCGGTACGACGCTCGGGATAATCCCGcttcgcgcgttcgagggcCGGGGGACCCTTTACGACACCCCGGGCGTTTTCCTGCACCACAGGATGAACTCGATCCTTCCCGGCGAGGACATCAAGCGGTTCAAACTGGGGGGCAGCCTGGTCCGGTACGTCCccaggcggcggtgcgatgatgacgcgtcggacgcgtcggaccGAACGGATTTCACGGGGCTCAGCTTGCTGTGGGGCCCGCTGAtccgcgtggacgtcgcgctcgcgacgcccgcggctggGCTGGTGTTTTACGGCCCCAAGGGTGtgcgcgtcaccgtcgtggAGACGTCGAGTCTGCCGGACCCGACgctggcgcaggcggcggcggaccgcgagagggacgagaggcgcgccgcgatggccgaaAAGGCGGCGATTTCtcggggcgccggcggcgacgacgacggcaggGTTCgacccgaggaggacgacgtcgggaaaggcgcgggcgatgacgcgtcgtcgtcggcggcgagcgcgtccgccgtcgatgccgtcgcggagtggcgcgccgagagcgcgtcgtcgcccgccagGATGACGCCGTACGGGAGCAACTCCGACTTTACCGAAGAAGAGTCTCCAGTCGAACcctcggtggacgcgacgggcgatgGACGATTCGGCTTCTGCGAGAGGCTGgtgaaggagctcaaggtGAACTCGCCGGAGGGTTCGACGGGGGCGTACGGTGGCGTGGTGGACCTGTCGGTGTCCGGGATGGGCGGATGGATCCGGGTGGTTCGGGAGAGTCGCGTCGGGGCGTGCGAGATGACTGTGAGGGTGTGGGGACCGAGGGGACTGGAGGTtttcgcgcgcgagcccaTGCCCACGGGGCTGTAGCTCGCGCGTAACGACCGTTTCGCGATGGCTAACATCAAGACTACGAGTACGCATCCTAATTAATGACTGATGGGACTCGTGCGTGTCGTTTTTttcgaggcgagcgcgaagctgcgaaggcgtcgcgcgcgtcgactccGCGTCATTTCCTTTCGCGTTTCCGTCGGAGCGTTTTTccgggcgaggcgctcacaactcgccgcgccgccgcggcatgGCTCCTGAGGGTAAGCGACAGCGCGCGATGTACAGCGACCCGATGGAGGTTGGCGTGTTCAACCTCGAGGAGATCCTCGCGCAGCTTCCCCCCGAGGAGCGCAAGGACTTCGGCGCCAACCTGCCGCCGATACGCTGcgagccgcgggagccggaCGACCCCGTGTACgtcgaggctgagaaggtcttcgccgagctcccgccgcccaagccgcACCAGGCGAAGCAGGGCTGGTCGCGCGACTGGTCCCAGGTGTGGCTGGAGCACGACCAGCAGATCATCGACGTCGCCCACGACCACGAGCGCATGAACGAGGGCAAGTCGCCGAAGACGTGCATCGAGCCCTTCAAGAAGTTCGAGGAGGTGAACGAGCACGGCGGCAGGCTGCAGTGGTTCGACCTGACGGGCGGTCCGACCGTCTGCCTCGCCAagcaacgcgcgcgcgaggagcaggACGAGCACGCCTTCAAGGTCCTCaaggagacgcgcgagaaGCGCCAGCGCGAGATCAAGGCGTCGCTCCCGGACGTGACGCGCATCCCGGACTACCCCACCGGCCTCCTCAAGACCAAGCGGGGAGACGAAAAGATCCCGCTGATTGGACTGGGCACGTGGAAGTCCGAGCCCGGCAAGGTCAaggccgccgtcgtcgaggccctCAAGTCCGGCTACCTCCACGTGGACTGCGCCAGCGTGTACGAGAacgagggcgaggtcggcgaggcTTTCCAGGAGGTTTTCGAGAAGACCcagctggagcgcgaggaggtctTCGTGACCAGCAAGCTGTGGAACACCGACCACGCTCCGGACCGCGTGGAGGCTGCGCTGAAGAAGTCGCTCAAGCTGCTCAGGCTCGATTACCTGGACCTGTACCTGATGCACTGGCCGGTCACCGGCAACAAGGGCAGCGATGTCGTCTCACCGTCCATCTTGGACACGTGGAAAGCCATGGAGGACCTCGTCGAACGAGGATTCGTCAAGGCCATCGGCGTGAGCAACTTCAGCGAGAAAAAAATCCGCGACTTGCTCGGCCACGCAGACGTGCCCATCAGCGTGTGCCAGGTGGAGTGTCACCCGTACTGGCCCCAGCGCGAC
The genomic region above belongs to Micromonas commoda chromosome 4, complete sequence and contains:
- a CDS encoding GTPase (YqeH. YqeH is an essential GTP-binding protein. Depletion of YqeH induces an excess initiation of DNA replication, suggesting that it negatively controls initiation of chromosome replication) is translated as MPSLCVASHVAALRPHNLSSRARIRPVARAPRNPDTRRRSAPAVKFGTAAAAGSRPSRVPDRRPASHDDLIRVDDDASDVRRLRGNCYGCGVALQTERADVSGYVDPDEYETKRVHKQLFGMMLCARCGDLSNGAMVNAVAGQGGARMSQGLITPSQLREQLTHIRDKKVLVVKVVDVTDFHGSFLNRVRDVVGANPILLVLTKCDLLPNGTDLALLKEWARREVEVRRRLTLAGIECVSGRKGDGVDKSVTAMFAERKGRDVYVIGSANVGKSTFIRAALKSMRELGNFGVPAKRLPTASAMPGTTLGIIPLRAFEGRGTLYDTPGVFLHHRMNSILPGEDIKRFKLGGSLVRYVPRRRCDDDASDASDRTDFTGLSLLWGPLIRVDVALATPAAGLVFYGPKGVRVTVVETSSLPDPTLAQAAADRERDERRAAMAEKAAISRGAGGDDDGRVRPEEDDVGKGAGDDASSSAASASAVDAVAEWRAESASSPARMTPYGSNSDFTEEESPVEPSVDATGDGRFGFCERLVKELKVNSPEGSTGAYGGVVDLSVSGMGGWIRVVRESRVGACEMTVRVWGPRGLEVFAREPMPTGL
- a CDS encoding predicted protein codes for the protein MNEGKSPKTCIEPFKKFEEVNEHGGRLQWFDLTGGPTVCLAKQRAREEQDEHAFKVLKETREKRQREIKASLPDVTRIPDYPTGLLKTKRGDEKIPLIGLGTWKSEPGKVKAAVVEALKSGYLHVDCASVYENEGEVGEAFQEVFEKTQLEREEVFVTSKLWNTDHAPDRVEAALKKSLKLLRLDYLDLYLMHWPVTGNKGSDVVSPSILDTWKAMEDLVERGFVKAIGVSNFSEKKIRDLLGHADVPISVCQVECHPYWPQRDLVRFCHRNDIHFTAYSPLGSPDSAAMFKRETPELMKDPVIVGVSVRTGRNVGQVLLKWALQRRPTCSVLPKSSSPSRIRGNLDVLTCTWRLSDNDLDAIDAVSRRCRMVDGSFWLSPDGPYKTLEDLWDGP